Proteins from a genomic interval of Echeneis naucrates chromosome 21, fEcheNa1.1, whole genome shotgun sequence:
- the upp2 gene encoding uridine phosphorylase 2, whose protein sequence is MAQILRNHMGRNHNDYNEPSVQPKNPYLVTMEEDILYHFSLSTKTHNLPEMFGDIKFVCVGGSGIRMKAFAQFIHQELKLPGSPEEIKNICEGTDRYCMYKVGPVLSVSHGMGAPSISIMLHELIKLLHHAQCHDVVLLRLGTSGGVGLAPGTVVITDKAVDYSFRPQFEQAILGKVISRSTELDEGVANELLQCSSELQNFPAVVGHTMCVHDFYEGQGRLDGALCSFSHEEKCDYLKKAYEAGVRNIEMESTVLAAMCRVCGLKAAVICVTLLNRFEGDQITSPHDVLVEYQHRPQVLVAHFIKKRLGYIV, encoded by the exons ATGGCACAGATTTTACGTAATCACATGGGAAGAAACCACAATGATTATAACGA ACCAAGTGTTCAACCAAAAAATCCGTACTTAGTCACCATGGAAGAGGATATTCTCTACCACTTCAGTTTGAGCACTAAGACTCATAACCTTCCAGAAATGTTTGGAGATATAAAG tttgtgtgtgttggtggcaGTGGAATTCGCATGAAAGCGTTCGCCCAGTTCATCCACCAGGAGTTGAAACTACCTGGAAGTCCGGAGGAAATCAAAAATATCTGTGAGGGAACCGATCGCTACTGCATGTATAAAGTGGGACCAGTGCTGTCAGTAAGT CACGGCATGGGGGCCCCTTCCATCTCCATCATGCTGCATGAGCTGATCAAACTGCTGCACCATGCACAGTGTCATGATGTGGTCCTTCTTCGCCTCGGAACATCTGGTGGAGTCG GTCTGGCTCCTGGGACTGTGGTGATCACAGATAAAGCAGTGGACTACTCCTTCCGCCCGCAGTTTGAGCAAGCAATTCTGGGTAAAGTTATCAGCAGGAGTACTGAGCTGGATGAGGGAGTGGCCAATGAGCTTCTGCAGTGCTCCTCTGAACTTCAAAACTTCCCAGCAGTGGTTGGACACACCATGTGTGTCCACGACTTTTATGAAG GTCAAGGCCGACTGGACGGGGCTCTCTGTTCCTTCTCtcatgaagaaaaatgtgattatCTAAAGAAAGCTTATGAGGCTGGAGTGAGAAATATTGAAATGGAGTCCACTGTACTTGCTGCTATGTGTCGAGTCTGTGGTCTCAAAG CTGCTGTGATCTGTGTTACATTGCTGAACCGCTTTGAGGGCGATCAGATCACTTCCCCTCACGATGTTCTGGTGGAGTATCAGCACAGACCTCAAGTCTTGGTAGCCCACTTCATCAAGAAACGACTGGGATATATTGTCTGA